The Nothobranchius furzeri strain GRZ-AD chromosome 6, NfurGRZ-RIMD1, whole genome shotgun sequence genome includes a region encoding these proteins:
- the LOC139070428 gene encoding piggyBac transposable element-derived protein 4-like: MQVYTGKLPGEASEKNQGMRVVLQMSEGLQGHNITCDNFFTSYWLGDELQKRKLTMLGTIRKNKPELPSEILKMQGRPPHSSKFVFTEKATVVSYCPKKNKNVLVMSTMHTDASLSTREDKKPQMILDYNSTKGGVDNLDKVTATYSCQRKIARWPLVIFYNIVDVSAYSAFVLWTEINQHWNVGKLYRRRLFLEELGKSLVTPEIQRRARPARSPAAAAIIENVRSASSDQCTMNPVDTGAKK; this comes from the coding sequence ATGCAGGTGTACACTGGAAAGCTACCTGGAGAGGCATCTGAGAAGAATCAGGGGATGCGTGTGGTGCTGCAGATGAGTGAAGGGCTGCAAGGGCATAACATCACCTGTGACAACTTCTTTACATCCTACTGGCTTGGAGATGAACTTCAGAAAAGAAAGCTCACTATGTTGGGAACAATCAGGAAAAATAAACCAGAACTTCCCAGTGAAATTCTGAAGATGCAGGGAAGACCTCCACATTCCTCAAAATTTGTTTTCACCGAGAAAGCAACAGTTGTTTCATACTgcccaaagaaaaacaaaaatgttcttgTCATGAGCACAATGCACACAGATGCATCTCTGAGCACAAGAGAAGACAAAAAACCACAAATGATCCTGGACTACAACTCCACCAAAGGAGGAGTAGACAATCTTGACAAAGTCACAGCAACATACAGCTGCCAGCGCAAAATAGCTCGTTGGCCCTTGGTGATTTTCTACAACATTGTGGATGTGTCAGCTTACAGTGCCTTTGTCCTGTGGACTGAAATCAACCAACATTGGAATGTCGGCAAACTGTACCGACGTCGGCTTTTCCTAGAAGAACTGGGCAAAAGTCTTGTCACCCCCGAGATCCAGAGGCGAGCCAGACCAGCTCGatccccagcagcagcagctatcaTTGAAAACGTCAGGTCTGCATCATCTGACCAATGTACAATGAATCCAGTGGATACAGGTGCAAAGAAATGA